A region from the Sphingomonas sp. S2-65 genome encodes:
- a CDS encoding methyl-accepting chemotaxis protein: protein MRYGNRILIKGGGALTGYIGELLQVSAPADATSRIVFARRLDATTRSFRALLPLAVFFVAVAVAAFWHVAHKPFALASAALVIGAAVWGWHAIPANSAGNDSTQAAKRHVLLALLVGSGWALLGVAVTFYAGKDLIFVVIEVQMALMAVGLIMYINLPAGFAGFSTPIALSLAITSMPITLGGAVVSLPLIFIFYSILAKAAVDQSGVFAEAQTAVSRLAESEAARLQIARESAEAQARLAAEARALEAEQHVAAAHRAEQLKRSSLLALGEHFETNVAAAVTLLSKAVAELDQSAAQLASVGQRSAGAAADVAQRATAASASAMIVATAADELGHTVSEISTQVDGHAVLSEAARQLASMSARSMDAICSEAAKIDNVIELVDGVASQTKLLALNATIEAARAGEVGRGFAVVAGEIKALANRTTGATADVRSQTGTIIGQIGGASGRMAETAEKIDAVAEIASFIAGSITQQRQATIEIGRETGLVASHVDDVRDRAEELASGAHATGNLARAMNDTVADISRQAEALRAEAASFLHEIRVA from the coding sequence GTGCGATACGGTAATAGGATCCTGATCAAGGGTGGAGGCGCCCTAACCGGCTATATCGGCGAGTTGCTGCAGGTGAGCGCACCTGCGGATGCGACTTCCCGCATCGTCTTCGCGCGCCGTCTCGATGCGACCACGCGCAGCTTCCGGGCGCTCTTGCCCCTCGCCGTCTTCTTCGTCGCAGTGGCGGTCGCCGCCTTCTGGCACGTCGCGCACAAGCCTTTTGCCCTCGCGAGCGCGGCACTGGTCATTGGTGCCGCAGTGTGGGGCTGGCACGCAATCCCCGCGAACAGTGCCGGGAACGACTCGACCCAGGCCGCGAAACGCCACGTCCTTCTCGCCTTGCTGGTGGGGTCCGGATGGGCACTGCTCGGCGTGGCCGTCACCTTCTATGCCGGCAAGGACCTCATCTTCGTCGTAATAGAGGTTCAGATGGCGCTGATGGCCGTCGGCCTCATCATGTACATCAATCTACCTGCGGGCTTTGCCGGCTTCAGCACGCCGATCGCGCTTTCCCTGGCCATCACCTCCATGCCGATCACCCTCGGGGGCGCCGTCGTCAGCCTGCCCCTCATCTTCATCTTCTACAGCATCCTCGCAAAGGCTGCCGTCGATCAGTCCGGCGTGTTCGCCGAAGCCCAGACCGCCGTCAGCCGTCTCGCCGAGAGCGAGGCCGCCAGGCTCCAAATCGCGCGCGAATCGGCAGAGGCGCAAGCGAGGCTCGCTGCCGAGGCCCGCGCGCTCGAGGCCGAACAGCATGTCGCCGCGGCGCACCGCGCGGAACAGCTCAAGCGCAGCTCGCTGCTCGCGCTTGGCGAGCACTTCGAAACGAATGTGGCCGCCGCCGTGACCCTGCTGTCCAAGGCAGTCGCGGAGTTGGACCAGTCGGCCGCGCAACTTGCCTCGGTCGGGCAAAGGAGCGCCGGCGCAGCCGCCGACGTCGCCCAGCGAGCGACCGCCGCCTCGGCCTCTGCCATGATTGTCGCGACCGCCGCCGACGAACTGGGCCACACCGTCAGCGAAATCTCGACTCAAGTCGACGGCCACGCCGTCCTCAGCGAAGCCGCGCGCCAGCTTGCGAGCATGAGCGCGCGCAGCATGGACGCGATCTGCAGCGAAGCCGCGAAGATCGACAACGTGATCGAACTGGTCGACGGCGTGGCGAGCCAGACCAAGCTGCTTGCGCTGAATGCGACCATCGAAGCCGCGCGAGCGGGCGAGGTGGGCAGAGGGTTCGCGGTGGTCGCGGGCGAGATCAAGGCGCTGGCGAACCGCACGACCGGCGCGACCGCGGACGTGCGCAGCCAGACCGGCACCATCATCGGCCAGATCGGAGGCGCTTCCGGACGTATGGCGGAAACTGCCGAAAAGATCGACGCCGTGGCGGAGATCGCGTCGTTCATCGCAGGCTCGATCACGCAGCAGCGGCAGGCCACGATCGAGATCGGGCGGGAAACCGGTTTGGTGGCGAGCCATGTCGACGACGTCCGCGACCGGGCGGAGGAGCTGGCGAGCGGCGCCCACGCCACCGGCAACCTGGCGCGTGCGATGAACGACACCGTGGCCGACATTTCGCGTCAGGCCGAGGCGCTCCGGGCGGAAGCCGCCAGCTTCCTGCACGAGATCCGCGTCGCCTGA
- the ubiB gene encoding 2-polyprenylphenol 6-hydroxylase yields the protein MTAPAVHLWRLLKWGRILARHGALRGIERDPNTPRPVRRIARLARLGARVPAVPRYADAFQAIGPAAIKLGQTLATRPDLVGEEAAHDLLRLQDALPPLPFAIIRERIESSFGRPLETLFASIDEVPVGAASIAQVHRAVTREGAQVAVKVLRPGVEADFTRAIDTYEWAAAQVEGMGGEAARLRPRLIIAHFKRWTARELDLRREAASASELAEGMTAEPDFTVPAIDWQRTTGKVLTLEWVDGIKLSNRPALIAAGHDTTALAGKLIRAFLRQAIAEGFFHADMHQGNLFALADGRIAAIDFGIMGRIDRRARVWLAEILYGLITGNYKRVAEIHFEAGYVPAHHNVAEFATALRAVGEPMRGMPVKDMSVGAMLDGLFNITRDFDMQTQPHLLLLQKTMVMVEGVARGLDPEINLWETSAPFVREWIRTELGPEAKIADRLIEDLRTVARLPQLIRNIELRYPTPGGAPPALPLREIEVVRVGGGWRYAVVAGAAAAAGIAGTLLVTLS from the coding sequence GTGACTGCTCCCGCCGTCCATCTCTGGCGCCTGCTCAAATGGGGCCGCATCCTCGCCCGCCACGGTGCGCTGCGTGGGATCGAGCGTGATCCCAACACCCCGCGGCCGGTCCGCCGGATAGCCCGTCTCGCGCGCCTGGGCGCTCGCGTGCCGGCGGTTCCCCGCTACGCCGACGCCTTCCAGGCGATCGGCCCCGCGGCGATCAAGCTCGGCCAGACCCTCGCCACGCGTCCCGACCTCGTCGGCGAAGAAGCCGCGCACGATCTTCTGCGGCTTCAGGACGCACTCCCGCCGCTGCCCTTTGCGATCATTCGCGAACGCATCGAATCCAGCTTCGGCCGCCCGCTGGAGACCCTGTTCGCCAGCATCGACGAAGTGCCGGTCGGCGCCGCCTCGATCGCCCAGGTCCACCGCGCCGTCACGCGCGAGGGTGCCCAGGTCGCGGTCAAGGTCCTGCGTCCCGGCGTCGAAGCGGACTTCACCCGCGCGATCGACACCTATGAATGGGCCGCCGCCCAGGTGGAAGGCATGGGTGGCGAGGCTGCGCGCCTGCGCCCGCGCCTGATCATCGCCCATTTCAAGCGGTGGACCGCGCGCGAGCTCGACCTGCGCCGCGAAGCCGCTTCAGCCTCCGAACTGGCCGAGGGGATGACCGCCGAGCCGGACTTCACCGTTCCGGCGATCGACTGGCAGCGCACCACCGGCAAGGTACTGACGCTTGAATGGGTCGACGGCATCAAGCTGAGCAACCGCCCCGCGCTGATCGCTGCCGGCCACGACACCACCGCGCTCGCCGGCAAGCTGATCCGGGCATTCCTGCGCCAGGCCATCGCCGAAGGCTTTTTCCACGCCGACATGCATCAGGGCAACCTGTTCGCGCTCGCCGACGGCCGCATCGCTGCGATCGATTTCGGCATCATGGGCCGGATCGATCGCCGCGCCCGCGTCTGGCTCGCCGAGATCCTCTACGGCCTGATCACCGGCAACTATAAGCGCGTCGCCGAGATCCATTTCGAGGCGGGCTACGTCCCTGCCCACCACAATGTCGCCGAGTTCGCCACTGCGCTTCGGGCGGTGGGCGAGCCGATGCGCGGCATGCCCGTCAAGGACATGTCGGTCGGCGCGATGCTGGACGGCCTGTTCAATATCACCCGCGACTTCGACATGCAGACCCAACCGCATCTGCTGCTGTTGCAAAAGACAATGGTGATGGTCGAAGGCGTCGCGCGCGGCCTCGATCCGGAGATCAACCTGTGGGAAACCTCCGCGCCTTTCGTGCGCGAATGGATCCGCACCGAGCTCGGGCCCGAGGCGAAGATCGCCGACCGCTTGATCGAGGATCTGCGCACCGTCGCCCGCCTGCCCCAGCTGATCCGCAACATCGAACTGCGCTATCCCACCCCCGGCGGCGCCCCGCCCGCGCTACCGCTCCGCGAGATCGAAGTCGTGCGCGTCGGCGGTGGCTGGCGCTATGCCGTGGTGGCCGGTGCGGCAGCAGCGGCAGGCATTGCGGGAACCTTGCTCGTCACCCTCAGCTGA
- a CDS encoding class I SAM-dependent methyltransferase, whose amino-acid sequence MSDTVSFGYEDVAPQEKTRRVGEVFSNVAAKYDLMNDAMSGGLHRVWKDLFVRRVKPRAGEQILDMAGGTGDIAFRMAKSGASITVADINPQMLEVGIERATQRGIDGLVWSEANAETLQWPDRFFDAYTIAFGIRNVTDIPKALHEAHRVLKRGGRFYVLEFSTTEWPGFGQVYDAYSHHLVPKLGKLLANDADSYRYLVESIRRFPRMPEFERMIADAGFRQTKVEPLLGGLVAIHSGWKI is encoded by the coding sequence ATGTCCGACACTGTCTCCTTCGGCTACGAAGACGTCGCCCCCCAGGAAAAAACCCGCCGCGTTGGAGAGGTCTTCTCCAACGTCGCCGCGAAATACGACCTGATGAACGACGCGATGTCGGGCGGTCTCCACCGCGTGTGGAAGGACCTGTTCGTCCGCCGGGTGAAGCCGCGTGCAGGCGAGCAGATCCTCGACATGGCCGGCGGCACCGGCGACATCGCCTTTCGCATGGCCAAGTCCGGGGCGTCGATCACCGTCGCGGACATCAACCCGCAAATGCTGGAAGTCGGCATCGAACGCGCGACTCAGCGCGGTATAGACGGCTTGGTTTGGAGCGAAGCCAATGCCGAGACGCTGCAATGGCCCGACAGGTTCTTCGACGCCTACACCATCGCCTTTGGCATCCGGAACGTCACCGACATCCCCAAGGCGCTCCACGAAGCGCACCGCGTGCTGAAGCGCGGCGGCCGCTTCTACGTGCTCGAATTCTCGACAACCGAATGGCCGGGCTTCGGCCAGGTCTACGACGCTTATTCGCACCATCTGGTGCCCAAGCTTGGCAAGCTGCTCGCCAACGACGCGGACAGCTATCGCTACCTGGTCGAATCGATCCGCCGCTTTCCGCGCATGCCCGAGTTCGAGCGCATGATCGCCGATGCCGGCTTCCGCCAGACCAAGGTCGAGCCCCTGCTCGGTGGCCTCGTCGCGATCCACTCCGGCTGGAAGATCTGA